The genomic DNA CTCCTTTTTTTCGGCAGCGCGTCAGCGGCCTGCAGTGGTGACGGCGACCAGGCTGCTGTCGCGCAGATTGGTCGTCCCGGTGGTGACAACCTGTTCCTGATCTTGCAATCCTTGCAGGATTTCCACATGCGTTCCATCCGAGATTCCGGTGACAACGGTTTGGGGAATGGCGCGGCCGTCTACCACTTTGTACACTTTGCTGGTCAGACCGTCACTGAAAATAGCCGCAGCCGGAACGACCAGGGCGTTGTCCCGCGGCGATATCTTGACCGCCACCTTGCAGAACATCCCCGGTCGGTACCATTGATCGGCGGTGTTGGCAAAGAGGGCCTTGATTTCAAAGGAGCGCGAGCGCACATCAGCCGAGCGCGAGATCTGCACGATCTTGCCCTGCACCCGCCGCTCCGACCCGCCCTCGGACCAGATTTCGACGCTCTGGCCCGGGGTGATCTGCCTGACATCCGCCTCGTTGATGCTGAAAATCACCTTCATCCGATGGATATCAGCCACGGTCGCCAGCACCGCACCCGGCTGCGAGAGATCGCCGAGGTTGACCGTAAGGGCGGTGATGACACCGGAGATGGGAGAGACCAGTTCGACTGCACTGCGCGCCGCTTCAAAGTTGGCCTTGGCCACATCAAAGGCGGTCTGCGTGCCGTCAAGAAGCTGTTGCGAGATCGCTCCCTCAGCCAGCAGCGCCTGCATCCGTTGTAGATTTTTTTCCGCATTCTTATAGTTGGCCTCGGCCTGAAAATACTGTGAGGTGGCGCCGCTCTTGTCCAAAGAGATGATCGTCCGACCCTTGGGCACATACTGGCCCACGCTGCCGTGAAGGGCGGTAATCCGCTCTGAAATTTTAGCGACGATATTGGCCTGGGATTCGCCTTCGAGCGAGCCGATATAGCTCTTGGTCACCGCCAATGGCTGACGTCTGACCAGAGCGGTCTCCACCGGCACCACTTCGGCGCCGCTGTCCAGGGTTGTCGCCTCGGCTTTTTGCTTCGCCGGACCGCAGCCCAGAGCCAAGCCCAGGGCGGCGACTGCCAGAGCAGCCATGAACCCATGTTTCAAAACCGGTGTGTTTTTCATTGATTGAACTCCGCTTGATTTCCTGTGAAAGAATGGATCAACGGCTGGTCCCGGTGGCATATTCCCATTCTGTCTTGCTGACCAGATAATCGTAAAGAGCCTGGGCATAATTGGTCTGACTGCGGGTCATCGCCACCTGGGCGTCCAACAGTTCCAGTTGCGTGCCCACGCCGCTTTTAAAGCGCGTCTGCGCGATGCGCACCGCCTTTTGCGCCTGCTCGATGTTCTTCTCCTGGCCGCTCATGCGCTTTCGGGCTTCAACCATGCGCAGGGCACTGGCCTGGATCTGCACTTTGAGCCCTTCCTCCACCTTGAGCCGAGTGTAGTGTACCTTGTTGCGCTCCACCCTGGCCTGTTGGACACGGTTCCGCGTGCGGAAACCGTCAAAGAGCGGACAGGAGAGCGATACGCCGGCGTTGATGGTATTGGCCCAGTTGTAATGGTTGAATTTGAAGGTGTTGTCCTGCGATTGCCAGATATAACCACCGATGGCATAAAGAGTGGGATAGGCGCCCGCCTTTTCGATGGTAATGTTCTTGTCGAGCATCTGCTCCTGCAAGGTCAGTTGCTTGATCGTTGGATTGACTGCCAGGGCTTGCTCCTCGGCCTGTCGGGCGACATCTGCGGGCAGCTCGGCAAAAGTCATTTCGCCCTCGATGGCCACCGGCTGATCCAAGGGAAGCGCCAGAAGATTTTTAAGAGCGTTGACCGCCAATTGATAGGCGTTCTCCGCAGAGATCAGCAGCGGTTCCGTGTTGGCCAACTGCACCTCGGCGCGCAACAGATCGTACTCTGCCGCTGCGCCCACCCGATACTGGGCCTGCACATTTTGATAGTTGGCCTGAATGACCTCCAGACCCTGGCGATTGACTTCGAC from bacterium includes the following:
- a CDS encoding efflux RND transporter periplasmic adaptor subunit, giving the protein MKNTPVLKHGFMAALAVAALGLALGCGPAKQKAEATTLDSGAEVVPVETALVRRQPLAVTKSYIGSLEGESQANIVAKISERITALHGSVGQYVPKGRTIISLDKSGATSQYFQAEANYKNAEKNLQRMQALLAEGAISQQLLDGTQTAFDVAKANFEAARSAVELVSPISGVITALTVNLGDLSQPGAVLATVADIHRMKVIFSINEADVRQITPGQSVEIWSEGGSERRVQGKIVQISRSADVRSRSFEIKALFANTADQWYRPGMFCKVAVKISPRDNALVVPAAAIFSDGLTSKVYKVVDGRAIPQTVVTGISDGTHVEILQGLQDQEQVVTTGTTNLRDSSLVAVTTAGR
- a CDS encoding TolC family protein → FLPPGNAINPTDRTLLFEIGSNNAYSGALQLSQALFSRKVGVALQIAKTYRQLATESYTAAQQAVIRDTRKAYYQVLLAKKLVEVNRQGLEVIQANYQNVQAQYRVGAAAEYDLLRAEVQLANTEPLLISAENAYQLAVNALKNLLALPLDQPVAIEGEMTFAELPADVARQAEEQALAVNPTIKQLTLQEQMLDKNITIEKAGAYPTLYAIGGYIWQSQDNTFKFNHYNWANTINAGVSLSCPLFDGFRTRNRVQQARVERNKVHYTRLKVEEGLKVQIQASALRMVEARKRMSGQEKNIEQAQKAVRIAQTRFKSGVGTQLELLDAQVAMTRSQTNYAQALYDYLVSKTEWEYATGTSR